The genomic window TGCTAGCCGGCTTTCTCGGGTTAGGCCTCACCCTGAACCCGCGTCTAGTCCCTTCGCCGCTCATCGACAAGCCGGCGCCCGAGTTTCGCCTGTCGCAACTTGAAAACCCTGACGGTTACGTCAGCCTTGCCGACATGCGCGGAAAGGTTTGGCTGCTTAACATCTGGGCGTCCTGGTGTGCAGCGTGTCTGCAAGAGCACCCGGTGCTGATCGACTTGGCACGCCAACAGGTCGTGCCGATCGTTGGGCTTAACTACAAGGACGGCCGCGACGACGCCATCGGCTGGCTGCATAAGCACGGAGATCCGTACACGACATCGGTAATGGATGCGGATGGGCGTGTGGGTATCGACTATGGCGTCTATGGCGTGCCCGAAACCTTTCTCATCGACCAGGCCGGCATGATCCGCTACAAGCACATCGGCCCGGTGACGCCCGAGGCGGTGCGTGATCTGATCCTGCCCAAGATTGCGGAGTTGAAGCGTGCGGGTTGATCTGATGCATCGAGTGACGGTTTCTGCTGTGCTGGCGCTTTTTTTGTCCCTTGCCCTTCTGGTCGGTGCGGCGCCGGGCGTGCTCGCCCAAGCGCCGCAGCGCGGCGGAGCGGCGGAACTCCTCGCGGCCGACCCCGTGCTCGAGGAGAGGGTGACCGAGTTGTCGCACAAGCTTCGCTGCCTGGTGTGTCAGAACCAGTCCATCGCCGAATCGAATGCGCCGCTGGCGGTGGACCTGCGCAACCAGGTGCGTGAACAGCTCGCGGCTGGGAAAAGCGAAGATCAGGTGATCGATTACCTGGTGGCTCGCTACGGCGATTTCGTTCTTTATCTTCCTCCTGTAAACGGCATCACCCTGCTGCTATGGGTAGGCCCCGGCCTGCTGCTGTTCAGCGGTGTCGGCTGGCTCGCGCTGCGCCTGCGCGGGCGCGCCGACGAGCCTGCATCCGCCGCGCTCAACAACGACCAACGCAACCGCGCCCGCGCTTTGCTCGACGGCGCACCGTTACCTCCCGAGGAGCCCCGCTCGTGACTGTCTTCCTGATTCTGGCCGCCGCGCTGGTCGCTGGTGCCCTGCTGCTCGTCCTGCCGCCTATGCTCGGGGCAGGTCGTATCCATGCGCATGCGCAACAAGCGCAACGCCAGGCCGAAATCGTACTGGTAGTGTTGCGTGAACAATTGGTCGAGATCGAGAACGCATTCGCCGCGGGTGACATCGACGAAGCCGAATACCACCGGGCACGCAGCGAGCTGGAGCAGCGTGCGCTTGAGGAGGGCGAGGCTGCGCAATCGCATACGGACCTACGTCCATCGCGGGTTTGGGCGCTGCTATCGGCACTTGCCGTGCCAGTACTGGCGATCGGTATCTACCTGACACTCGGGGAGCCGAACGGACTGGATCCGGTTCAGACTGCTGCGCCGGAAGGCGGTCACGAGATCTCGCCCGCGCAGATCGCGCAAATGGTTTCGCAGCTCGCGACCCGGCTGGAGCGTGATCCGGACAACCCCGAGGGCTGGGTGATGCTCGCGCGGTCCTACGCGATGATGCAGGACTTCCAGACGGCCACGGCAACCTATCAGAAGATCGGCCATGACATGCCTGAGCATCCGGACGTGTTCGCCGAGTGGGGCGACCTGATCGCAGGGGCGCAGGGGCGCAAGGTGTCGGGCGAGGCAGAGCGGCTTGTGAAGGGGGCGCTGGCGCTCGATCCGAACCACATGAAAGCGCTGGCGCTTGCTGGCACTGCTGCTTTCCAGCAACAGGATTTCGTCAAGGCGTCCGCTTACTGGGAGCAGGTCCTCGCGCAGGTGCCACCGAGCGAAGATTTCGCCCGTTCGATCCGGGCGAGCATCAACGAGGCGCGGACCAAGGGCGGTATGCCTGCGCTCGACCACGAGGCCCTGCCGCAGGCCGGCGCGGACAAAGAGGCCGGCGTCGGCGCTCCCCTCTCCGGACTCACGGTCAAGGGACGCGTCACTCTGGCGCCCGAGATTGCCTCGCGCGCTGCCGCCGATGATGCCGTCTTTCTTTTCGTGCGTCCGGCGCAGGGCGGGAAACCGCTCGCGGCATTGCGCTACCGCGTGGCGGATCTTCCCGCGGAATTCAGCTTCGAGAAAGCGGAGCGGATGTCGGACGGGCCGGTGCCCGACCGGGTTTCGATTGGTGCTCGCGTCTCCAAGCTAAGCGAGGCCGCGCCCCGATCGGGCGACTTGGAAGGCCGCACTGTCGCTGTGGCGCCCAACGCCACAGCGGTTGCGGTCGTGATTGACCGGATACGCGAGTAATCCTGTTCTCATCGCTGGCATCCTGATCTCACTCGCCGACGATGAAGACTTCCTCCGATGGGTTTTACGCTCGATCGACCTTGCCTCTTCAAGCAGGTCAGATCTGTCTTGGGGCACCCTTTTGGGGTATGCACTGACAGCGCGCATACCGCGCTACCAGGCTGATCGAGATATCAGGCCGACGTTTACTTGTGCGGCACTCTTGCCACTGCTTTTACACTGAGTCACCAATCAATGGCTACAACCGAAATCAACTCGACGAGCACTGAAACCACAACAGGTTGGACGATCATTTTCGTCGCGTGGCTAATCGCAAGTGCATCGACGCTTGGAGCCTTGTTCTTCGGTGAAATCATGAAGCTTCCGACTTGCTCGCTGTGCTGGTACCAACGCATTTTCATGTTTCCACTCGCACTGATTCTTCCGATGGGGCTGTTTCCGTTCGACTGGAAAGTTATTCGCTATTCCCTACCGCTGGCCGTCATTGGCGGATTGGTCGCGGTGTTCCATCAACTTCTCGTCGCCGGTGTGATCCCTGAGGATGTCCGTCCCTGCACGCAGGGTGTCCCGTGCTCACAGACGGTCATCGAATGGTTCGGCTTCCTGACGATCCCGCTGCTGTCGGTCATCGCCTTCTCGATCATCATCACTTTGCTAATCTGTGCCTATCTTCGGAGTTCTAAATGAAGCAAAAGACCGTGTTTCTTGGCGCCGTCGTACTACTGCTGCTTGTGTTCGCCGTCGCAACGATGAACCACAAGGCTGAAACGGCCGAGCAAACGGAGCAAGTGGTCGATCGCAATCGGGACCGCCTGATTCGGATGCATTCGCCGACGCTTGGCAACATGCAGGCGAAGGTCGTAATCGTTGAATTTCTCGATCCCGCATGCGAAACCTGTCGTAGTTTCTATCCATTGGTGAAGCAAATGATGGCGGCGAACCCGAACGACATTCGCCTCGTCCTGCGTTATGCGCCGTTCCATGAGGGATCGGAAGACGTTGTTGCCGTGCTCGAGGCTGCCCGCAAGCAGGGCAAACTCTGGCCGGCACTCGAGGCGCTGCTCGCCTCGCAGGCAGAGTGGGCACCACATCATACGGCGCAGGTGGATCTCGTTTGGAAGCATCTCGAAGGGTTGGGGCTCGATCTTGCACGAATGCGCGCGGATATGGCCGCGCCAGAAATCGCACGCGTCATCGAACAGGATCTTGCCGACGCACAGGCGCTTAACGTCACGAAGACACCTGAGTTCTTCGTGAATGGGCAGCCGTTGCCGCGCTTTGGATACGAACCGCTCAAGCAGTTGGTAAACAGTGCGCTGACGGAAGCCTCACGAACCCGGCAAGATGGACGATGAGGCGGGCTTGGAATTCCTCCGCATCAGATCTGGAATGATTACGCTAAAAGGCTTCGAAGTCCGGCTTCGTGCGGATACCAGGCATGGCAAATGGGCTCCAGTTGTTGCGGCGATAGGAGCGAAGACGTTCGAAAGTGTTCTTTCTGTCGAGTAGGAGGATGCGAAATGAAGAAGACGATCTTGATGGCAGCAATGGTGGCAGCGGTGCTTCCGGCCGCTCCGGGTCTGGCGCAGCCGACGGCGGCCCCGTCCGCGAAAGACGCTCAAATGCAGCAGCAAGCGCCTGACGTCGCCGAGTTCGACAAGCAGATGGCGCAGATGCAGCAGACCATGCAGCGGATGCAGGAGCAGATGGAGAAGATCCGCCAGACCCAGGATCCGCAGGAGCGGCAGAAGCTGCTTCAGGAGCACTGGGAAATGATGCGAAACGGCATGGGAACGATGCACGGGATGCGGGGACCGGGCATGATGGGCTGTTGTGCGGGCGGCCCGATGATGGACGGCGGAATGAAGGGCGGTCACATGATGGGATGGCGCGGAATGGGGGATTATTACTCGAAGCTCACCCCGGATCAGATGAAGCAGCGCCAGTACATGATGGATCGCTACATGGGCATGCAGCAGCAGATGATGGACCACATGATGCAGCATCAGAACTACATGTGGATGCAGCCGCCGCGGTGAGGATGCGGGAGTGGCCGAGAGTCTGCCGGCCGCGGCTTCAAGCCCGATCGTTGGCCGTCGGGCCTATTTCTCCGGAGCCGACGAACTCTGGGCCCGACGCGCGTGGTCTCACCATCCGCAGCAGACAACGAACGTTGGCTGTGTTCGAACCGCGTGACAGACTCAGCAACGATCGCACGCTCGGCGAAGAGAGCACTAGGCGACATACTCCCGGGATGTTGTGCGGCTGAAGCGTGCAACGATCAGGAGCACATTAATGACCGAGAAGACGGTCGTCCACAACAGCGG from Azospira restricta includes these protein-coding regions:
- the ccmI gene encoding c-type cytochrome biogenesis protein CcmI, whose amino-acid sequence is MTVFLILAAALVAGALLLVLPPMLGAGRIHAHAQQAQRQAEIVLVVLREQLVEIENAFAAGDIDEAEYHRARSELEQRALEEGEAAQSHTDLRPSRVWALLSALAVPVLAIGIYLTLGEPNGLDPVQTAAPEGGHEISPAQIAQMVSQLATRLERDPDNPEGWVMLARSYAMMQDFQTATATYQKIGHDMPEHPDVFAEWGDLIAGAQGRKVSGEAERLVKGALALDPNHMKALALAGTAAFQQQDFVKASAYWEQVLAQVPPSEDFARSIRASINEARTKGGMPALDHEALPQAGADKEAGVGAPLSGLTVKGRVTLAPEIASRAAADDAVFLFVRPAQGGKPLAALRYRVADLPAEFSFEKAERMSDGPVPDRVSIGARVSKLSEAAPRSGDLEGRTVAVAPNATAVAVVIDRIRE
- a CDS encoding cytochrome c-type biogenesis protein yields the protein MRVDLMHRVTVSAVLALFLSLALLVGAAPGVLAQAPQRGGAAELLAADPVLEERVTELSHKLRCLVCQNQSIAESNAPLAVDLRNQVREQLAAGKSEDQVIDYLVARYGDFVLYLPPVNGITLLLWVGPGLLLFSGVGWLALRLRGRADEPASAALNNDQRNRARALLDGAPLPPEEPRS
- a CDS encoding DsbA family protein codes for the protein MKQKTVFLGAVVLLLLVFAVATMNHKAETAEQTEQVVDRNRDRLIRMHSPTLGNMQAKVVIVEFLDPACETCRSFYPLVKQMMAANPNDIRLVLRYAPFHEGSEDVVAVLEAARKQGKLWPALEALLASQAEWAPHHTAQVDLVWKHLEGLGLDLARMRADMAAPEIARVIEQDLADAQALNVTKTPEFFVNGQPLPRFGYEPLKQLVNSALTEASRTRQDGR
- a CDS encoding disulfide bond formation protein B, with the protein product MATTEINSTSTETTTGWTIIFVAWLIASASTLGALFFGEIMKLPTCSLCWYQRIFMFPLALILPMGLFPFDWKVIRYSLPLAVIGGLVAVFHQLLVAGVIPEDVRPCTQGVPCSQTVIEWFGFLTIPLLSVIAFSIIITLLICAYLRSSK
- a CDS encoding DsbE family thiol:disulfide interchange protein — encoded protein: MKAKFLVPLVLFLVLAGFLGLGLTLNPRLVPSPLIDKPAPEFRLSQLENPDGYVSLADMRGKVWLLNIWASWCAACLQEHPVLIDLARQQVVPIVGLNYKDGRDDAIGWLHKHGDPYTTSVMDADGRVGIDYGVYGVPETFLIDQAGMIRYKHIGPVTPEAVRDLILPKIAELKRAG